The following coding sequences are from one Mesorhizobium onobrychidis window:
- the cobD gene encoding threonine-phosphate decarboxylase CobD, producing the protein MKSLDGAAAVLDHGGSLGRAMALFPNASQPFVDLSTGINPHSYPFFELPATALSRLPEAARVRDLADVAASAYGAPSAANVVAAPGTQILLPRVASLASPGKALVLGPTYAEHQRAAAIVGHAVMEVDDFEAMAGADLAIVVNPNNPDGRVIARKRLLELAGKLRARGGLLVVDEAFMDVGPRAESLAGDVGQGGVVVLRSFGKFFGLAGLRLGFALADALTVERLEAQFGPWAVAGPALEYGIRALADSGWQAEMRRRLAEDAARVDALFGRFGVAVAGGTTLFRYIRLSDAAGLFSVLGERGILLRHFSDRPHVLRAGLPGGDAEWQRLESALADWAQQRDDDAKEIKQ; encoded by the coding sequence ATGAAGTCTCTTGATGGAGCGGCGGCAGTGTTGGATCACGGCGGAAGCCTTGGCCGGGCGATGGCGCTTTTTCCCAATGCGTCGCAGCCCTTTGTCGACCTCTCGACCGGTATCAATCCGCACTCCTACCCGTTTTTTGAGTTGCCCGCCACCGCTCTGTCAAGATTGCCGGAAGCCGCGCGGGTCCGTGATCTGGCCGACGTTGCGGCAAGCGCCTACGGCGCGCCATCGGCAGCGAATGTGGTGGCCGCGCCGGGCACGCAGATCCTGTTGCCGCGCGTCGCCTCGCTGGCGAGCCCCGGCAAGGCGCTGGTGCTCGGGCCGACCTATGCCGAACATCAGCGGGCGGCGGCGATCGTCGGTCATGCGGTGATGGAGGTCGACGATTTCGAGGCCATGGCAGGAGCCGACCTCGCCATCGTCGTCAACCCCAACAATCCGGACGGGCGCGTCATCGCACGCAAGAGGCTGCTTGAGCTTGCCGGAAAATTGCGCGCCAGAGGCGGTCTGCTGGTCGTCGACGAGGCGTTCATGGATGTCGGCCCGCGCGCGGAAAGCCTGGCCGGCGATGTCGGCCAGGGTGGCGTTGTCGTGCTGCGGTCCTTCGGCAAGTTCTTTGGTCTTGCCGGCCTGCGGCTTGGCTTTGCACTGGCCGACGCGCTGACGGTCGAACGGCTGGAGGCGCAGTTCGGGCCGTGGGCGGTTGCCGGACCGGCGCTCGAATATGGGATCCGCGCGCTTGCCGACAGCGGCTGGCAGGCCGAAATGCGGCGCCGTCTGGCAGAGGATGCCGCGCGGGTCGATGCGCTGTTCGGCCGCTTCGGCGTTGCTGTTGCCGGCGGCACCACGCTGTTCCGCTATATCAGGCTGTCGGACGCCGCCGGTCTGTTTTCGGTGCTTGGCGAGCGCGGCATCCTGCTTCGCCATTTCTCCGACCGTCCGCATGTGCTGCGCGCCGGGCTGCCGGGCGGCGACGCGGAATGGCAGCGGCTCGAATCGGCTCTTGCCGACTGGGCGCAACAGCGCGACGATGACGCAAAGGAGATCAAACAATGA
- a CDS encoding tyrosine phosphatase family protein, whose amino-acid sequence MIHVCSLSKIEETVAKTGAEWLLSLLAAGTEVTRPASISRENHLHLVMHDIAVAQEGMTMPGEEHVRNLLDFARRWDRARPLVVHCYAGISRSTASAYIIAAALAPKRDEVELAETLRALSPSATPNPRLISVADTLLDRNGRMIEAIQAIGRGADAFEGTPFELRI is encoded by the coding sequence ATGATCCATGTCTGTTCGCTGTCGAAAATCGAGGAAACAGTCGCGAAGACCGGCGCCGAGTGGCTGCTTTCTCTGCTGGCCGCCGGTACCGAAGTGACGCGCCCGGCCTCGATCTCCCGGGAAAACCATCTGCATCTGGTCATGCACGACATTGCCGTGGCGCAAGAGGGCATGACCATGCCGGGCGAGGAGCATGTCCGCAACCTGCTCGATTTCGCGCGCCGATGGGATCGTGCAAGGCCGCTGGTCGTGCATTGCTATGCCGGCATCAGCCGGTCGACCGCCTCGGCCTACATCATTGCGGCAGCACTGGCGCCGAAGCGCGACGAGGTCGAATTGGCTGAGACTTTGCGCGCGCTGTCGCCCTCGGCAACACCTAATCCGCGATTGATTTCGGTGGCCGACACGCTGCTTGATCGCAACGGCCGGATGATCGAAGCGATCCAGGCGATCGGGCGCGGCGCGGATGCTTTCGAAGGCACGCCGTTCGAATTGAGAATCTGA
- a CDS encoding serine hydrolase domain-containing protein, whose protein sequence is MLPGAMVLLTTPRGNLVFGYGTTELGATNPPRADTHFRAASNTKTMTAAVIVQLVQEGKLSFADPISKYVQGVPNGDEITIRQLITMRSGLPNFTNAPELAESLDKEPYRVWTADEVLGMAFKRPPDFAPGAEFEYNNTNYYLLGLVAEKIDGKPLSTIFRDRLFGPLGMKNTALPPATSNDIPEPYSNGYLYGSTSYALADSPYPDDLQAAARAGTLKPNDDTWQNPSAYFAAGGVISTADDLATWMRALVGGKLFNADFQRQWLASPEAPEPGEPAMQKYGYGILTLTFGPNEIYYHEGEMPGYQSFMGYDPANDVTLVIWTNLTLALDGQATANTLMVKILDEIYTVSPLKEVK, encoded by the coding sequence ATGCTGCCCGGTGCCATGGTTTTGCTCACGACTCCGCGGGGCAACCTCGTCTTCGGCTACGGTACGACTGAACTGGGTGCCACGAACCCGCCGCGCGCCGATACCCACTTCCGTGCGGCCTCGAACACCAAGACGATGACCGCCGCTGTCATCGTGCAACTGGTGCAGGAAGGGAAACTGAGCTTCGCTGATCCGATCTCGAAATACGTCCAGGGCGTTCCCAACGGCGACGAGATCACCATTCGGCAGCTCATAACAATGCGGAGCGGCCTCCCTAACTTCACCAATGCGCCGGAACTTGCCGAAAGCCTGGACAAGGAACCTTACAGGGTATGGACCGCTGACGAAGTACTCGGCATGGCGTTCAAACGGCCGCCGGACTTCGCGCCGGGTGCCGAATTCGAGTACAACAACACCAACTACTATCTGCTCGGCCTTGTTGCCGAGAAGATCGACGGCAAGCCGCTCTCGACCATCTTCCGGGACCGTCTGTTCGGGCCGCTCGGCATGAAGAACACGGCGTTGCCGCCGGCCACGTCGAACGACATCCCCGAGCCATACTCAAACGGCTACCTCTACGGCAGTACCTCGTACGCCCTGGCTGATTCGCCCTATCCGGACGACCTCCAGGCTGCGGCCAGGGCGGGAACGCTCAAACCCAACGACGATACATGGCAGAATCCGTCCGCCTATTTTGCGGCTGGCGGAGTCATCTCCACCGCGGATGACCTCGCGACCTGGATGCGCGCGCTGGTCGGGGGCAAGCTCTTCAATGCCGACTTCCAGCGGCAGTGGCTAGCAAGCCCTGAGGCGCCGGAGCCGGGCGAACCTGCCATGCAAAAATACGGCTATGGCATCCTCACGCTGACCTTCGGGCCTAACGAAATCTACTATCACGAAGGCGAGATGCCCGGTTACCAGTCCTTCATGGGCTACGATCCGGCTAATGACGTCACCCTGGTCATATGGACCAACCTGACTCTCGCGCTCGACGGCCAGGCGACCGCCAACACCTTGATGGTGAAGATACTGGACGAAATCTACACGGTGTCGCCGCTTAAAGAGGTGAAGTGA
- a CDS encoding creatininase family protein: MAGTKKRVWWGDYRTTEYATVDPEATIAVLPVAAIEQHGPHLPVSTDTSIMNGMLETVIARLPGDLDIRILPVQAVGKSNEHLHAPGTLTLPAATLIEAWTELGLSIARAGVRKLIVVNSHGGNEEIMGIITRELRVRAKMLAVKTSWQRFGRPAGMYTELEDRQGIHGGDVETSLMLHFRPDLVDMAKADNFVSNVAHAEKEFSLLRHTGTHAFAWIATDLNPNGVVGDASIATAEKGRLTANHQADGFISLIRDVRKAKLADWLT, from the coding sequence ATGGCCGGAACAAAAAAACGCGTGTGGTGGGGCGATTACCGGACCACCGAATACGCCACCGTCGATCCGGAGGCGACGATCGCCGTCCTGCCGGTGGCGGCGATCGAACAGCACGGGCCGCATCTGCCGGTTTCGACCGACACCTCGATCATGAACGGCATGCTCGAAACGGTGATCGCTCGCCTGCCCGGCGATCTCGACATCCGCATCCTGCCGGTCCAGGCGGTGGGCAAGTCGAACGAGCATCTGCATGCACCGGGAACGCTCACTTTGCCGGCGGCGACCTTGATCGAGGCCTGGACCGAGCTTGGCCTGTCGATTGCGCGGGCCGGCGTCAGGAAACTGATCGTCGTCAACTCGCATGGCGGTAACGAGGAGATCATGGGCATCATCACGCGAGAATTGCGCGTGCGGGCAAAGATGCTGGCGGTGAAGACGAGTTGGCAGCGCTTTGGCCGGCCGGCCGGCATGTATACCGAGCTTGAGGATCGCCAAGGCATCCATGGCGGCGATGTCGAGACCTCGCTGATGCTGCATTTCCGGCCGGATCTGGTCGACATGGCAAAGGCCGACAATTTCGTGTCCAACGTCGCCCACGCCGAAAAGGAATTCTCGCTGCTGCGCCATACGGGAACGCACGCCTTCGCCTGGATCGCCACCGACCTCAACCCGAACGGCGTGGTCGGCGATGCCAGCATTGCAACGGCCGAAAAGGGCAGGCTTACCGCCAACCATCAGGCCGACGGTTTCATCAGCCTGATCAGAGATGTGAGAAAGGCCAAGCTCGCCGACTGGCTGACCTAG
- a CDS encoding RidA family protein has product MFKFLTPKSIKPPFARYSHGVEVPPGKRLVLCSGQVAITPDDQIPEDAGAQAELCFQNIAAILGEAGLGLSDIVRINAYVTDHAFLRPYMDVRDRLFTSPAPASTLMIVSGFARPEFKVEIEVIAAGQGALAEG; this is encoded by the coding sequence GTGTTCAAATTCCTCACGCCGAAGTCGATCAAGCCGCCCTTCGCCCGCTACAGCCATGGCGTCGAGGTGCCTCCCGGCAAGAGGCTGGTGCTGTGTTCGGGCCAGGTCGCCATCACTCCGGACGATCAGATCCCGGAGGATGCCGGCGCGCAGGCCGAACTCTGTTTTCAGAACATCGCCGCGATTCTCGGCGAGGCCGGACTTGGACTCTCCGACATCGTCCGCATCAACGCCTATGTCACCGACCACGCCTTCCTGCGGCCCTATATGGACGTCCGCGACCGGTTGTTCACCAGCCCGGCGCCGGCTTCGACGCTGATGATCGTGTCCGGTTTCGCCCGGCCGGAATTCAAGGTCGAGATTGAGGTCATCGCGGCAGGGCAAGGAGCGCTGGCCGAAGGCTGA
- a CDS encoding ABC transporter substrate-binding protein has protein sequence MDGKLKISVGAIVLLAASTLSAAANEKVTFGTNWLAQAEHGGYYQAAADGTYAACGLDVTIMQGGPQVSGRPLLLAGKIDFYMGGNMLQAFDAVQQEIPLRVVAASFQKEPQVIMAHPGQGLDRWEDLKNADQYIIADEGAQSFFQWMVTEFGFDPAKRVPYTFNPAPFIANPKSIQQGYVTSEPYAVAKEGGFQPNLFLLADYGFDTYATTIETMQATIDKRPEVVQCFVDGSAKGWYNYLYGDNTAANAAIKKDNPDISDEQIAFSIEQMKKFGIVDSGDTEKLGIGAMTDARIQSFYDKMVKAKVVPAGVDIKKSYTLAFVNKGVGIDLKK, from the coding sequence ATGGACGGAAAACTTAAGATTTCGGTGGGCGCGATCGTGCTGCTTGCCGCAAGCACGCTGAGCGCGGCAGCAAATGAAAAAGTCACGTTCGGCACCAACTGGCTCGCCCAGGCCGAGCACGGCGGCTACTATCAGGCGGCCGCTGATGGCACCTATGCCGCTTGCGGGCTTGACGTAACGATCATGCAAGGTGGCCCGCAGGTCAGCGGTCGGCCGCTGCTGCTCGCCGGCAAGATCGACTTCTACATGGGCGGCAACATGCTGCAGGCCTTCGACGCCGTTCAGCAGGAGATTCCGCTGCGCGTGGTCGCCGCCTCCTTCCAGAAAGAGCCGCAGGTGATCATGGCCCATCCAGGTCAGGGGCTCGACAGATGGGAAGATTTGAAGAACGCGGACCAGTACATCATCGCTGACGAAGGTGCACAGAGCTTCTTCCAATGGATGGTAACGGAATTCGGCTTCGATCCGGCCAAGCGCGTGCCCTACACTTTCAATCCCGCACCTTTCATCGCCAATCCAAAATCGATCCAGCAAGGCTACGTGACCTCAGAGCCCTATGCCGTCGCCAAGGAAGGCGGCTTCCAGCCCAATTTGTTCCTGCTCGCCGACTACGGCTTCGACACCTATGCGACGACGATCGAGACCATGCAGGCCACGATCGACAAGCGGCCGGAAGTGGTTCAGTGCTTCGTCGATGGCTCGGCCAAGGGCTGGTACAATTATCTCTACGGCGACAACACTGCCGCCAACGCCGCGATCAAGAAGGACAACCCCGACATCAGCGACGAGCAGATCGCGTTTTCGATCGAGCAGATGAAGAAATTCGGCATCGTCGATTCCGGCGATACGGAAAAACTCGGCATTGGTGCGATGACAGACGCGCGCATCCAGAGCTTCTACGACAAGATGGTCAAGGCCAAGGTCGTGCCGGCCGGCGTCGACATCAAGAAGTCCTACACGCTGGCCTTCGTCAACAAAGGCGTCGGGATCGACCTGAAGAAATAG
- a CDS encoding ABC transporter ATP-binding protein has protein sequence MMQEKVAQAPASASGKGPMLLALRGVGKVFSNGVTALSDVDLTIREGDFLSLLGPSGCGKSTALRLIAGLATPTSGLLDWRGSSSVDRSNIGFVFQEPTLLPWADIFDNVWLPLRLKGVSRAKAAPVVMEMLARVHLTGFENAVPRELSGGMKMRVSIARAMVTKPRVLLMDEPFAALDEITRFKLNNDLLELWQDERFTVVFVTHSVFESVFLSNRVVVMAARPGRVFKELVIEAPYPRNEAFRTSPDYAALCRKASDVLIGAINSTAGPHHDGH, from the coding sequence ATGATGCAGGAGAAAGTGGCGCAAGCGCCGGCAAGCGCATCGGGCAAAGGTCCGATGCTGCTGGCGCTGCGTGGCGTCGGCAAGGTCTTTTCCAACGGCGTGACAGCGCTCAGCGACGTCGACCTGACGATCCGGGAAGGCGACTTCCTCAGCCTTCTCGGCCCGTCCGGCTGCGGCAAGTCGACGGCCTTGCGTCTCATTGCGGGTCTTGCGACGCCGACATCTGGTCTGCTCGACTGGCGCGGCAGCAGCTCTGTCGACCGCTCGAATATAGGCTTCGTGTTCCAGGAGCCGACGCTGCTGCCCTGGGCCGATATCTTCGACAATGTCTGGCTGCCGCTGCGGCTGAAGGGCGTGTCGCGGGCCAAGGCTGCGCCTGTCGTGATGGAGATGCTGGCGCGGGTCCACCTGACCGGATTCGAAAATGCCGTGCCGCGCGAGCTGTCCGGCGGCATGAAGATGCGCGTCTCGATCGCCCGCGCCATGGTGACCAAGCCGCGCGTGCTTTTGATGGACGAGCCGTTCGCGGCATTGGACGAGATCACCCGCTTCAAGCTCAACAATGATCTTCTTGAACTGTGGCAGGACGAGCGTTTTACCGTCGTCTTCGTGACCCACAGCGTCTTCGAAAGCGTTTTCCTCTCCAACCGCGTCGTCGTCATGGCGGCCCGACCGGGCCGGGTATTCAAAGAACTCGTCATCGAGGCGCCCTACCCACGCAACGAAGCCTTCCGCACTTCGCCCGACTATGCCGCGCTCTGCCGAAAGGCGTCCGATGTGCTGATCGGCGCCATCAACTCAACTGCCGGACCGCATCATGACGGCCATTGA
- a CDS encoding ABC transporter permease — MTAIDHPAVTLDPEEARRVRQERLERIGRWVLPLAIMILAIWLWDRICVWNGIPKYILPRPGVVLQTLFDDAGLLFSSLLVTLRVTFLSLLLAVIGGVGLAVLFAQSKWVEMSFFPFAIVLQVTPIVAIFPLINIYVDNQTAKLLLCAWIVAFFPILSNTTLGLNSVDRNLRDMFKLNGATRWQQLRYLRLPAAMPYFLGGLKIAGGLSLIGAVVAEFVAGATGQSSGLASRIIEAGYRLNAPRLFAALILISFTGILIFLVLSLISHLILRRWHESALKQER, encoded by the coding sequence ATGACGGCCATTGATCATCCTGCCGTAACCCTGGATCCCGAGGAGGCGCGTCGCGTGCGCCAGGAGCGGCTCGAGCGGATTGGCCGATGGGTGCTGCCGCTGGCGATCATGATCCTGGCGATCTGGCTGTGGGACCGCATCTGCGTCTGGAATGGCATCCCGAAATATATCCTGCCGCGCCCCGGCGTGGTGTTGCAAACGCTGTTTGACGATGCCGGGCTGCTGTTCTCCTCGCTGCTGGTGACGCTCAGGGTCACCTTCCTCAGTCTGCTTCTGGCCGTCATCGGCGGGGTCGGGCTGGCGGTGCTGTTTGCGCAATCGAAATGGGTCGAGATGTCGTTCTTCCCGTTTGCCATCGTCCTGCAGGTGACGCCGATCGTCGCGATCTTCCCGCTGATCAATATCTATGTCGACAACCAGACGGCGAAGCTCCTGCTGTGTGCCTGGATCGTCGCCTTTTTCCCGATCCTGTCCAACACCACGCTTGGCCTCAACTCCGTCGACCGCAACCTGCGCGACATGTTCAAGCTCAACGGCGCAACCCGCTGGCAGCAATTGCGCTACCTGCGCCTGCCGGCAGCGATGCCGTATTTCCTCGGCGGGCTGAAGATCGCCGGCGGCCTGTCGCTGATAGGCGCGGTGGTGGCGGAGTTCGTCGCCGGGGCCACCGGCCAGTCGTCGGGGCTTGCCTCGCGCATCATCGAGGCCGGCTACCGGCTCAACGCACCGCGACTGTTCGCGGCGCTGATCCTGATCTCGTTCACCGGCATTCTGATCTTCCTGGTGCTGTCGCTGATCTCGCACCTGATCCTGCGACGCTGGCACGAGAGCGCGCTGAAGCAGGAGCGATGA
- a CDS encoding cytosine deaminase gives MLEIPASGPYHLTNAWLHASLTPGLSAAYDSDGFALADIAVADGRISSIIAHRQSNTLADAVDLGGRIVMPCFVDCHTHIDKGHIWPRKPNPDGTFMGALNATGADRAARWSAEDVARRMDFSLRCAYAHGTRALRTHLDSVAPQEEISWPVFETIREKWRGRIELQAACLLGIEGVRDKKWFERLAKRVAAAKGVLGVVTYMLPDLEELLDHVFAQAIKHGLDLDFHADETDDISATSLKKIAEAALWNGFEGNILVGHCCSLARQPDLDVLDTLDKVAKAGLAVVSLPMCNLYLQDRRGDKTTPRWRGVTLLQEMKARGIPVAVASDNTRDPFYAYGDLDMLEVYRMATRILHFDHPVGDWPQAVTSTPAQMMRLDGFGTLAAGGAADFVVFRGRNWTELLSRPESDRIVVREGRAIERRLPDYAELDDLMVE, from the coding sequence ATGTTGGAGATACCGGCCTCTGGTCCTTATCATCTCACCAACGCCTGGCTTCATGCGTCCCTGACGCCGGGACTCTCCGCTGCTTATGACAGCGATGGGTTTGCGCTCGCCGACATCGCCGTCGCCGACGGCAGGATTTCCAGCATTATCGCGCATCGCCAGTCCAATACACTGGCAGACGCCGTCGACCTCGGCGGACGCATCGTCATGCCGTGTTTCGTCGACTGCCACACGCACATCGACAAAGGCCATATCTGGCCTCGAAAACCCAATCCGGACGGCACATTCATGGGCGCGCTGAACGCCACCGGCGCCGACCGTGCTGCACGCTGGAGCGCCGAGGACGTCGCCCGCCGCATGGATTTTTCGCTGCGTTGCGCCTACGCGCACGGCACCAGGGCACTGCGCACCCATCTCGACAGCGTCGCGCCGCAGGAAGAGATCTCCTGGCCGGTGTTCGAGACGATACGGGAGAAATGGCGTGGCCGCATCGAACTGCAGGCGGCCTGCCTGCTCGGCATCGAAGGCGTGCGCGACAAGAAATGGTTCGAGAGACTGGCCAAACGCGTCGCTGCGGCCAAGGGTGTGCTCGGCGTCGTCACCTATATGCTGCCGGACCTGGAAGAGCTTCTCGACCACGTGTTCGCGCAGGCAATCAAGCATGGCCTCGACCTCGATTTCCACGCCGACGAGACCGATGATATCTCGGCGACCTCGCTGAAGAAGATCGCCGAGGCGGCCCTGTGGAACGGTTTTGAGGGAAACATCCTTGTCGGCCATTGCTGCTCGCTGGCACGCCAGCCCGATCTCGACGTGCTCGACACGCTGGACAAGGTGGCGAAGGCGGGGCTTGCCGTGGTGTCGCTGCCGATGTGCAATCTCTATCTGCAGGACCGGCGCGGCGACAAGACCACGCCGCGCTGGCGCGGGGTAACGCTGCTGCAAGAGATGAAGGCGCGCGGCATTCCTGTGGCCGTCGCCTCGGACAACACCCGAGACCCGTTCTACGCCTATGGCGATCTCGATATGCTGGAGGTCTACCGCATGGCGACGCGCATCCTGCATTTCGATCACCCGGTTGGCGACTGGCCGCAAGCGGTGACTTCGACACCAGCCCAGATGATGCGGCTCGATGGCTTCGGCACGCTCGCCGCCGGCGGTGCTGCTGACTTCGTCGTCTTTAGGGGACGGAACTGGACGGAATTGCTGTCGCGGCCCGAATCGGATCGCATCGTGGTACGCGAGGGTCGCGCCATCGAACGCCGCTTGCCCGATTATGCCGAACTCGATGATCTGATGGTGGAATGA
- a CDS encoding FAD-binding oxidoreductase, whose protein sequence is MMDLAALKRDLDGLKIDDHPAIVQQKSRDFYWYSPVLKQQLDHVTGDMIATPKTEDEVIRVLAACHRHGIPVTPRGSGTGNYGQAMPLSGGVVLNLAEMNAVKTIAPGRVVTGPGAVLADIDRATRAHSGQELRMSPSTYNTASIGGFVAGGSGGVGSICWGGLRDLGNVIRLRTVTMEAEPRTMELSGEEVLKVMHAYGTNGVITEVEMPLTAAYDWIDVIVGFDDFMDAAGFGNDLAIHDGILAKLITPIAAPIPYDYFKRHQRFFRREQSIVVCMIAPHAMDAFVALTARSKGEIVFRADKEADLKGLPPAYELTWNHTTLRAIRVDPTITYLQTRYPSPDHLAHVKAMIDRFGDEVPTHLEFIRFDGAIGVAGLPLVRFTTAERLDEIIRIHEDNGCWVFNPHRYTLEEGGMKQTDEVQLAFKRETDPQGLLNPGKMIAWENPDYDYRSGKSFLFKGLQKAG, encoded by the coding sequence ATGATGGACCTGGCTGCCCTGAAACGCGATCTCGACGGCCTGAAGATCGACGATCATCCGGCGATCGTCCAGCAGAAGAGCCGCGACTTCTACTGGTACAGTCCGGTGCTGAAGCAACAGCTCGATCATGTCACCGGCGACATGATCGCGACGCCGAAGACGGAAGACGAGGTGATCCGAGTGCTTGCCGCATGCCACCGGCATGGCATTCCGGTGACGCCGCGCGGCAGCGGCACCGGCAATTACGGGCAGGCGATGCCTTTGTCCGGCGGCGTCGTGCTCAATCTCGCAGAGATGAACGCAGTCAAGACGATTGCGCCCGGTCGCGTCGTCACCGGACCGGGCGCTGTTCTGGCCGACATCGACAGGGCGACGCGCGCGCATTCCGGCCAGGAGCTGCGGATGTCGCCATCGACCTACAACACGGCGAGCATAGGCGGCTTTGTTGCCGGCGGCTCGGGCGGCGTCGGCTCGATCTGCTGGGGTGGGCTACGCGACCTCGGCAATGTCATCCGGCTCAGGACCGTGACGATGGAGGCGGAGCCTCGCACCATGGAGCTTAGCGGCGAGGAGGTGCTGAAGGTGATGCATGCCTACGGCACCAATGGCGTCATCACCGAGGTCGAGATGCCGCTGACCGCTGCTTATGACTGGATCGATGTCATCGTCGGCTTCGACGATTTCATGGATGCAGCCGGCTTCGGCAACGATCTCGCCATCCATGATGGCATTCTGGCGAAACTGATCACGCCGATCGCCGCTCCGATCCCCTATGACTATTTCAAGCGGCATCAAAGGTTCTTCCGACGCGAGCAAAGCATCGTGGTCTGCATGATTGCGCCGCATGCAATGGACGCCTTTGTCGCCCTCACGGCGCGCAGCAAGGGCGAGATCGTCTTCCGCGCCGACAAGGAGGCCGATCTCAAGGGCCTGCCGCCGGCCTATGAGCTGACCTGGAACCACACGACGCTGCGCGCCATCAGAGTCGACCCGACGATTACATATCTGCAGACCCGCTACCCGTCGCCGGATCATCTCGCTCACGTCAAGGCGATGATCGACCGCTTCGGCGACGAAGTGCCGACGCATCTCGAATTCATCCGCTTCGACGGCGCGATCGGCGTCGCCGGGCTGCCGTTGGTGCGCTTCACAACGGCCGAGCGGCTCGACGAGATCATCCGCATCCATGAAGACAATGGCTGCTGGGTCTTCAATCCGCACCGCTACACGCTGGAAGAGGGCGGTATGAAGCAGACGGACGAGGTGCAGCTGGCCTTCAAGCGCGAGACCGATCCGCAAGGGTTGCTCAATCCGGGCAAGATGATCGCCTGGGAAAACCCGGACTACGACTATCGCTCGGGCAAGTCGTTCCTGTTCAAGGGGTTGCAGAAGGCGGGCTGA
- a CDS encoding NAD(P)H-dependent oxidoreductase, whose product MKILVLYAHPVETSFNADLHRMIVERLTAAGHAVDDCDLYAENFDPRLTRAERLGYHDERGAGDPAALYVERLLRTDALVLSFPVWNFGYPAILKGFFDRVFLPGVSFKLANGKVQPSLHNIRKLAAVTTYGGSRLHAMLMGDPPRRLVNRVLRATVKPGASVSYLALYSMNLSTDETRKRFTAKVAASMDAF is encoded by the coding sequence ATGAAAATCCTCGTCCTCTACGCCCATCCGGTCGAGACCAGCTTCAATGCCGATCTGCACCGGATGATCGTTGAGCGGCTGACGGCAGCCGGTCACGCCGTCGACGATTGCGATCTCTATGCCGAGAATTTCGATCCGCGGCTGACGCGGGCCGAGCGGCTCGGTTATCACGACGAACGCGGCGCCGGTGATCCGGCGGCGCTCTATGTCGAGCGCCTGCTGCGGACCGACGCGCTGGTGCTGTCGTTTCCGGTGTGGAACTTCGGCTATCCGGCCATATTGAAAGGCTTTTTCGACCGCGTCTTCCTGCCCGGCGTGTCGTTCAAACTGGCCAATGGCAAGGTGCAGCCGTCGCTGCACAACATCCGCAAGCTGGCGGCGGTCACCACCTATGGCGGCAGCCGGCTCCACGCCATGCTGATGGGCGACCCGCCGCGCAGGCTGGTTAACCGCGTGCTGCGCGCCACGGTCAAGCCAGGTGCCTCCGTGTCCTATCTCGCGCTTTATTCGATGAACCTGTCGACCGATGAAACGCGGAAGAGATTCACGGCGAAGGTCGCCGCCAGCATGGATGCCTTCTGA
- a CDS encoding NAD(P)H-dependent oxidoreductase, with protein sequence MRVLVVYCHPVPESFCAAIRDSAIEVLKARGWEVRLLDLYAENFDPVMGCGGRRCYNEHAPQDPALKPHIDHLNWAQAILFIYPTWWYGLPAMLKGWLDRVWATDVAFRLPVGKGRIQSLVRHVTKIGVITTCGAPTWWSVVVGQPGRKTILRACGRSAPPAAGRSSWRTT encoded by the coding sequence ATGCGGGTTCTGGTGGTTTACTGCCATCCTGTGCCCGAAAGCTTTTGCGCCGCGATCCGGGATAGTGCCATCGAGGTGCTGAAGGCGAGGGGCTGGGAGGTGCGGCTGCTCGACCTCTATGCGGAAAATTTCGATCCGGTCATGGGCTGCGGCGGGCGACGCTGCTACAATGAACACGCCCCGCAGGATCCGGCGCTGAAACCGCACATCGACCACCTCAATTGGGCCCAGGCAATCCTCTTCATCTATCCGACATGGTGGTATGGGCTGCCGGCAATGCTGAAGGGCTGGCTAGACCGGGTCTGGGCAACCGACGTCGCCTTCCGGCTACCGGTGGGCAAGGGGCGGATTCAGTCGCTGGTGAGGCATGTGACGAAGATCGGGGTGATCACGACCTGCGGCGCACCGACCTGGTGGAGCGTCGTCGTCGGCCAGCCGGGACGCAAGACAATCCTGCGCGCATGCGGGCGCTCTGCGCCACCCGCTGCAGGACGTTCTTCCTGGCGCACTACCTGA